DNA sequence from the Desmodus rotundus isolate HL8 chromosome 4, HLdesRot8A.1, whole genome shotgun sequence genome:
TTACGTCCCTTGGCCGGGGGCTCaagcagggaggggaggtgggcccATTTGCTGCTGCTTCAGGACAGGCCTCCACAGAGCTCGGTGCTTTCAGTCACCAGGATGTACTGTTGCTTGGGAATACAAGGTAGTTCTGGGGGCAGGTTTGGGTCCTGGCAGAGGTCACATGttggggtctgctggtttgcaggggggtgggggataacCAGGCTGGGATAACTGGCCCTGCTCCACATGGGACTTCATCCCAGCAGGCCACCCAGGGTGTGCTCACACCGGGGTGGGCAGGATTCCAAGAGAACGAGAGGGAGCTCCAGGGCCACTGGCGGCCCAGGCTCTAAGCTGGCACACAGCTGCTTCTGCTGCATCCTGCTGGCCAAAGCAAGTCCAGGGCTGAGGGAAGGAGGCTCCACCTCTTGATGGGTGGTCACAAGGCAAGGAACATGGAGGCAGGGAGACATTTTGCATCTATTTACTGTCCACACACTTGGGTTGGCCAGAGACCGGCTTCCACCAAGGTGTGTATGGAGCAGAAGCCCCGGGAGCTCTCGAGGCATCTCTGGGCAGCGGGCCAGTTCAGGGGGGTGGTAGGAGCCTTGTGGACTGCCAACCAGCAGCAGCACCCGAATTTGTGGGGCTATGGCCTGTCCCCTCTTGCCACCTGTGCTTTGGGTACCCACGCCCACTGCAAGAACTGGCCTGGAAAGCATGTTCAGCTCAGGCTGGTGACACTGCAATTGATGTTTGCCCAAGGCTTCAAGGACACAAGAGGCTTTCCTCCTAAAGCACTGGGAAGAGAAGGCCTGTCTCCATGCAGACAGGGTGAGGCTGGAGCTACTATCAGTGTGGAGACGGAGCTCCTGGATCAGGCAGGTCCTAAAGCCCACCCTGCATTTGAAGCTCCAGTTCTGAAAGGTAATAATTCCCCTTGTGAATCCCTTGGAGCTCCTGAGCAACCTTCGAACAGGTCTCATCAATGTATTCCCTTAATAGCAAATGAAATGGGTTTGAAACACAACACAGTATATCAGAAATGTCACGTTTATTTCTCTAGATGAAATTTAATCTGCTCACAGCTCTGATTTGACAGGGGATGGGAAATCCCTCTTTTCACCAGCCTGGGTTGTGAGAAAATTCTGGGGTTCTAATGCTGCTCAGAATATTGGGGGAGAACTCCGTTCTGTTCTTGTCACTTCGAGGTACCAGCCTTCCTGACCAGAACAtgccctggggcccagcctccCCCTTCGAGGTGCCATCTTCTCCGAGGACCCGGgcaggactggggaggggacCTGGACATCTACCCAACCTGGCAGTTTCCAGCCCTTCCTTTACTATCCCTCACCCCTCCTTCCTGGGAGTGGCAGGGCAGCCAGCCTGTCCCCACGGCCACACCCTCTCCAGCCTGGTGCTGGGCCCCAAGACCCAGGAGAGCGAACCCATCCCTGTCTGTCCCTGGCCAGGCTTGTGCCTAGTGGACCAACCTTGTTCTCTTGGTGACACTGGAGGAGGCTGGGCAATGCCTTATGGTCCCCAGGCTTAGCTTTGGGTCCTGGCTCTGGGACCCTGTCACTTCACCTCTGACCACCagcagaatgggggtggggacagttcCTTTGCCATCCTcactttccccctgccccccaatcaTCGCTGTTAGGTTTTCATGAGATGCCTCATGAGAAGGGCCAGTTCCTAGTGGCTCAAGAATCCTGCCACTTCTCCGACCAAACGCGCACACACACCCAGGCACGGGGGTTCCAGGTTTCCACACACAGGAGCAGCTCTGGGACCTCAGAAAAGGGGCCGCCAATGCTGGGCGTGGGGAAGGGCTAGGTGGCCATATTTCGCACATAAAATACCGGGGCCAGGTCCATTGGAATTTCAAATAAAGAGCGGATACTCTCTTGGCATAAATTTGTCTCAAGCTGGCGTCCTGCATTTTATCTGACAACGCTGCTCTGggcaggtggggcctggggtgcGGGAGGAGGGCCGGGGGTGGGACCGCTGAGGAAGCAAACACAGCAGGCTGCTCGGGGTCCAGGGATGTTCCTGCCCAGCTCAGGTGGCCTGCAGGCGGCGCGCGGGCCCACAGGCTGAGCCTTTCTGCTGCATCGCCCGCAGCCTGCGCTCGCGGCTCTCGTCCAGCTCCAGCCAGTGCTGCGCCTTCAGCTGCGCCTGCGttgggtgggcaggcagggagagTTGGCGTGTGCTGGGTGGTGACTCGGAAAAGGCGTCTACCccgccacccacccctccccaccccgctccgCCCGGTCCTAGCTCACCTGCGGCTTGGGGCCTGCGGCCCGCAGCGCCGGCGCATACAGCTCGATGGCTAGCCTGCGCCGCTCAGCCGCCCTCTCCTCGATCCTGCGCTGCAGCTCCTGCACGCGCTCGTCCTGCGAGGGCGCCCCAGGGGCCGCTGCTTTCTTCTCCTCCCACCTGGGCGAGCAACGAGGCGGGCTTAGGAGGGCGACCGGACCGCAAGCGATGGGAGAATAGGTGGCCTGGAGTGGGGGAACCCTCGGAGGACCGCTCCGGCGGGGCTCCCCAGTGCCGCTGCCTTTTTGTTCTTtgtacttaacatttttaaaaagcattccgTCTGTATTAACGATGTGCCTTTGGGGTAATGAGTGAAAGCCCCCTTCTACCTTgagacccctcccccatctcttgCCTAGAAGTTGACATGCTATCTTGGCAAACCTCTCCCAAACTAGGCCGTTTTCCTGACAAAACGAGGCCAGGATACTGGCTGTTCCCAGCCGCCTTCCTCTGAAGTGTGCATCACAGCCCAGGGCATTACAGGTGCGGTTCCCCAGCCACCAGCTGCCAGCTGACTCCAGCCCCAGCGCCCACCCAAACTGCCCCTCATGGGGGAATGCCGTGGGCTCTAGCTCCGCGCAGGGGCTCCAGGGACATTGGTGGCAGGTCTGGAGCCTCGGAGGCTCCCAACACCAACCAGACTGCATTTAGGGTCTGTCAGGCACCTGGGAAGTGGTGAGGTCTCCCAGGTGCGTGCCACCATGGGGACCTGTGGAGTTGTCACGGGCACCCTTTGAAGCATAACCAGAGCAGCAGACACTCAGGACCAATGGTGTTGGGTTTTGTGACTGTCCCTActctgtccaccccaccccagttacACTCCGACACtttctctggagccctgggtgctAGAACCCGAGCCAGCTCCCAAAGGCCCGCCCAACCCCAGAGGCTGACACCAGCCTCTGCCTGACCCAACTGCCACATGAGGCTGGAAAAGTCACCACTGTGTTCCCTAAACAAACAAACTGCCCGTGAGAGGGGAGTGGAGATGCTGGACTATCCAACGCTGTGTGAGTCTCTCTAGGTCctggtttcaaaagaaaaaaaatgttacagcAAACAGCCTTGGGAACCCTGGAGAAGTGTGGGAACAGGGTGTTCGAGCTGTCAGGAATCTCTGCTGAACTTTCTGCTTGTGTCACGCGCTGTGCTTATGTAGGACAGAGTGTTTTCTCTCAGAAGATGTGCACCAAACACTTAGAACCAAGTGTCAGATGCTCGCGACTACTTCCACACGGCTCTGCAAAGAAGGATGAACCGCTCGCTGGCTAGATGGAGCACACAGCAAGGGCGGTACTCACGACCCAGATGCAAAATGACCGGATCTAGGTCATGGGCACCCAGCCATTTCTGCGTGATTTTTCACCTTCTCGAATGCCTGAGGACCACTGATAAAAATAGCAGGAGTGGGGGCACTgcctggggggggggtgttgtgaGGAGAACCCCGAGGCTCCGAAGGGCACCAACCTCAGGGCCGCAGACCGCCCCATGGCAGCGCGGCACAGCGAGATCTGCTCCAGTGTGTTCTGTAGCTCCTGGCTCTTGGTGCGCTTGCCCTGGATGATCTGGTCccgcttctcctcctcctcccgctgCTGGGCCTCCTTGAGCAGGGCCAGCCGTTCACGCAGCTCCACGATGGACATCTCGCCTTCCAGGCCATGCCCAGGGATctagggggagtggggaggcccCAGGCTTGGAGGCCAAGCCTTGGCGAATGTCCAGCCCAGCAGCCATCTCCTGAGCCCTGGCCATCATGGGGTCCAGCACTGGTGCCCCTCCCACCTTCCATGggcctggccaggcccccaggaccccacctgccctctgcccaGTGGTGTCTGTGTGACATGCTGCCATCCAGCTTCTCCAGCCCGAGCCCCCTGCAGCCCAAGACCCAAACAGAGCCAGGGCCGGGCCTGGGCAGAGAGCACTCAGGACGCCTATGCCCCCAGGACCAGGCCTGCCCCCACCTCACTGAGCCGGCTGGCCTGTCACAGCGCTTCCCTCATGGGCTTCTGGGCTCTGATGCCCAGActcagcccctgcccacccagcctCTGGCTGCCGTGCACTGAACTCTCCCTACACTGCCCTTCCCACCCAGGCAGTCCCGGACCTCCCTGGATACTCAGCAATGCAAAGCCCATCCTGTCCAGCCCCAGCAGCCCTAGCCCCTGCCACCAGGGGTTACCAAGTTCTCCCCGACAGAACCGTGACCTCTTaggccagccccacctccagcacGGCAGTGCAGGGCCTACATCTGGGCGTGAATGGCCAGGTGGAGTTGAGGTGGGCGCCCAGGGCACACCCTCCTGTGGCAACACCAGGCACACCCAGTAAGACATGGGGGGGGCTCCTTGGGGGCTGTGCACTCACCTGGGTCAGGTCCACGAGCTTGCCCTGGCGCGTGGGCTGTGACTCCAGGGCCCGGAGCTGAGAGATGAGCTCGCAGCGCCGCCTCTGCtcctcctgggcctcctctgcGCTGCGCTGCAGCAGTACTCGGCTCTCCTCTGCCACCTCCTGAACTTGGGGCCAAGAGGGCTGCTGAGGGCCCAGAAAGCGGGGGTGTGGAGGGCACCTGGGCCCTCACTTAGCTGGTGCACCTGGCCCTTGCCATACCTGTCTGCCGCCGGCCCTTCAGGAGCTTCATCTGTGCCACCTTGACATTCTTCTGCCCCTCagtcacctgctccaccagctccTTCAGGGACTTCTCCTCCTGGAGGCGCCTCTTGGCACGTTGCCGCATGAGCTCAGCCATCTGCTGGGACAGTGACCTGCCACCATCAGAGCAGGCACTAGGAGGGACCCCTGGAGCAgacctgtgtcccctcccccaccctgctctgcccAAGCCCTGGGAGCAGAATGAGGTCTAGAGGGCAGATCCAGCCGCGGACCCCAAATCAGCCTGGAACCGGATCGAAGCTCGTGAGCCTCCGGAGGCCAGGCCTGCTGGGGAGGCCCACGCCACGTCCTCCGGCCCCCACTGTGCTCCTGGCGCTCCGGCCCAGGGCCTCACAGCTACCCACCCAGACCTGGTGGTGAAGCTGAGGGTGCAGCGGAGAGTCCTGGGGAAACTGTGTCGGAGCCACGGGGTTCACCCCGAAGCCACCCGCCCCTGGGCTCCAGCTCGGAGACAGGACTTTGCTGCGTTTGAGCTGTGGTGAGCTGGCTGTTCAGACGCTGCCCAGGACGGTGCATACGCCATGCCAGGCTCCCCGCCACTGGCCCTCAGGCATGTCTTGAGGGTCTCTCACACTCTTCTTTCTCGAGGAGCCTCGGAAGTGGACAGCGCTGGACAAGGGTGCGGTGTTGCTGCTCCGACTGCGCATAACTGGCGGCCTGCATGTCGGCCGTGTCCGCCCCTTCTGCTCAGGGCGAGGCGTTTCTTAGCCTCGCCACCCTCTCTACCGCCTGCAGTGTGGCTGGCTCCTTTTTGGGGCTGTGTGTGGGAACACGTCACACTCTCGGTGCGTTCTACCGCCCACAGGCACGTGGCCCGTTTGCACTTTGGCACCACTGTGAGTCACTGAGAATGGCAGTCAAGACCCTGCAGAGGACAGGGCGGGGTTTGTGCCACAGCACTGGCCCACGACCGCAGGGGGCCTGTCgggctcccagcccctgggaactTTCTGCAACTGGGAGCTCAGCTGCAGTTGCAGGTGAGCGGAGAAGCAGCCAGCGGGCAGCATGGATGTCAGGTTCAGAGCATGGAGTCATGCTTTGTACCCAATTTGCTGGCGCATCAAAGACAGCTCTCGACCATCTCTTTCAACGCTGTGCAGTTTCATTCCAGGTTCTGAGAAAAGGCAGCCGGGGCTCTGGGAAGTGACTTTGGGGCTAGGGCAGTGGAGACACAAGCCTGACGCATTTTATAGCACCATGAAGTGAGGAAGTGCTCGGAAAACACAGGGACAGGGGCACATCAAAGGGACCCTGGGGGGGCTGAGCTGAAAGGCCCCCCCCAGCAGCCAAAGCCGGCACTGCATTGATGATGGCGTACTGGATCACAGCCCGAGGGTAACGCAAGTGCAAGGAGCCCATGCTGATGCTGCAAGTGACGGCACACACCAGCAGGCGGGGAGGACTCCTGACAGTCACCCGCAGCCCTGAGTGCAGGCTCCGCTTGGTGACTCCCTCCAGAGAGCACAATCTGGAAAGGGGGTGATGACTGCAGTGGACAAACCCAGCAAACATGACCCtggccaggtgatcaaggtcaacagcAAGTGGTCCGTTTGTGGCTGGCAGCCTGCCGGGATAGGCTGTGATGAGTGCATTACCTCTGTGGTGCTCCTCCTGCACCCCAGTGCGCTCACGAGACACCCCAGCCAAGGCACGTTCTCTGGGATACCTGACCAGTGCTCCTCAAAATCAACAAGCtcaaaaaacccacaaacccCAACAAGGTCATCAGGGTCAACAAAGGAAGTCTGAGGAAACGCCAAGCCAGGAGGAGCCCGAATCAACACATTAATTGACAATAATCAATGCTATACCTTGCAggaaatagctgacatactcaaaaatatccaaatcattaaagttattggtgaaaacgaaaagtgtgtcttttatcttatggaaaaaactaaacagacttctTGGCCAACTCAGCAATTAGTTAAGGATCTCGAGGTAAGGTACCCCGGATTTACAATGGACCCCAAATCCAATGACGAGTGCCCATGTAAGAAGAGGCAAGGAcgcagagagacacagagaagatggCCATGAGGatgtgggcagaggctggggtgagGCTGGTGCAAAACAAGGGATCCCTGGGGTCATCAGAGCTGGAAGGACCGGGGAAGGACCCTGCTCCACATCAGGCTTAGCTGAGAGCACAGCCCAGCTGACACCCCAGCCTCAGACGTCGGGTCCCGAGCCCCCCAGACTCCACTTTGAGCCCTGCAGTCTGTGCTACTAGCACAGCATGGGTGCGGAGGGTGTGAGGACTCTCTGCAGCCCCTTTGCAACTCTCTTAAAACGGTTCCAaagtaaaacattcattttaacaAGTACCCCTGAAAACTGTAGAATCAGTTGGAGAAAGGCTTGTGCAGAAACACCAGAAGCAAAAAAGTGGGCTTCCAAAGCATTCGAGAAGCCTGATCTTAAGCACACCTCGGGCAGTCAGAGAAGGGTGCTGGGACCAGGAGGCAAGCTGAGCTCAGCCGGGGCTCTGGCTCAGCTGCGTGGTCAGTGGTGATGGTGTGGGATCAGCCCGGAGAccgaaaccataaaattcctagaagaaaacatggaggtCGCTCCtggacattggtcttggcaatgatgtTTTTTTGGATTTGATATCAGAAGCGcaatcaacaaaagcaaaaacaaacaagtgggacTGTGTCAAACTGAAAAGCTcctgcacagcagaggaaaccgTCACCAAGGTGAGCGGGTGCCCTGTAGAAGGGGAGACCGCGTTTGCAAGCCATCCGTCCAGTAAGGGGTTCATACCCAAAATGCATAAGGGACTCACGCAACTCAGtactcaaaatacaaaaataataaaataacctcATTgcaaatgggcaaagggcctgaacggtttcttccaaagaagacatacaaatggccacgAGGAgcacaaaaagatgctcaacatccctaATCCTCAGGGGAACAATGCAAACCAAAGGGACGAGATAGCGCCCTGCACCTGTTAGGATGTCTATAATAAACAAGTcaaaggacagccctggctggtgtggctgagtggactgagcgccagcctgagaaccacagggacgccggttcgattcccagtcagggcacatgcctgggttgcaggccaggtccctggtgcggAACGTGGGAAaagcaaccacactttgatgtttctctccccctctgtctccctcccttcccctctctttaaaaataaataaataaaatctgttttaaaaaagtcaaaagataaCAAGTACAGGCAAGGATGTGGAGGTGGCGGACCCCGTGCacggtggggggagtggggatttggggcagccactgtgggaaagagTAGGGGCAGTCCTCAAAAGACTGAAAACTGAGCCAGCGACCCCACCTGTGGGTGCTCATCTGAAGGACACTATCTTGAAGACGTGGTCTGTGTCCCCATGTTCAGGGCAGCATTATCCATGGCGGCTacgggggcggggtggagggatgtggagattTTGGTCGAGCACAGTTAGGGTGCGCGGCACGGCAGCTGTGGTTCACGCGGGGAACCCCAAGCGTTCTCACTGCTCCCACACAGGTAGCAGCGAGGTGCTGGAGGTGTTGGTGCGCTTGGCTGTGATCATTTCTCAATGTGCATACGTGTCAAACGCCAGGTCAGACACCTCAAATACACACAAAGTTTACCTGTCAGTCATGCCCCAAGAAagctggggagaaaagaaaacggACAGAGGACGTGAGCAGATAGCGCACAGAAAAAGACCCAGAAATGGCTCTTCAACACGTGGAAAGATGCCCACAGTCACGGatgataaatgaaatgaaaatcagAACTCTACGGAGACGCTGTTTCTCAGCTATGAGAACGGCAAAATTTCTGAACTCGCTACAGGACACGGCACAGCAGGCAGGCCGTGGGGATCCGGCCCCGCCCAGCGCTGGGGACGGAACAAGCCTGAAGGAAGGTGATGTGGTGTCTGCATGGACACCACGTCCCCCAGACCACGTGGACGAAGACAGCAAAGCAGCCCACTCGCTCGGTCTCAGTTAGCTGGCCCCTCCAGCTGCTCACCCTGACTGCCCATAGCAGGGAAGCCCTGTGCAACCCTGTCGGTGCGGGTGAGATAAGGAAGGGCACTGCACGTAGGAAAGGGGAAGTAAGAAGTGTGTATTCACAAGCGTGTGTGCTCACttagaagaaaagcagagaagatAATGCAGGAACTCCTGGAAACAGGCCACAGGCAGGCAGACGCAAGTCGCAGACTCACAAGAAGCGAGAGCTCTCTGAGCCTTTGTCACGTGGCTTTGACTGCGTTTCTGCAAAGCCAACTGATGAGCGAGGGAGAGCACGCCCTCCCTCACACGAGCACAGACGCACAGGAAGGGGCACTGTGGCAGTGGTCTGGTGGGCGTGGGGCACGTCCCTGACCGCAGGTCCTGGGCGGCACGTGTCTAGGGGAAGCCAGAGCTGCAAACGGGCCTGTgcctcccccccctccactcctgCGGAGGCTGCGTGTCCTGGGAGGAGCCAGGACTGATACGCCTGACCTTCCAAAGTGGAACGTGATGTCCACAGACCCTCCCGTGGGAGAGGACACGCAAACCTGTCAGCCTTCTAGAAGTTTCCACCACAACCTCAGGTTCTCCTTCACGTGCAGATGTGTGGACCCGCTGGCCCTGCTGGTTGGGCGGGGCAGCTGAGGCACTCAGGCCAGCTGAGCCGAAGCGCCTCCACGGCCCCCGAAGCTGAGGTGGGACAGAGACCACGGCCACCCTGTGGGTCTCAGGGAGAAATGGCCCAAGGCTGGCTGCAAGCCCATGACCGTGAAGTGACCAGGCCCACTGCCCACAAAGCCCCGCAGCTCCTGGGGGTCAGAcaggcccccagtgccctccGGACCCAGTCACCTCCTCTTTCTTCTGGGTGGCCCTATGCCGGTTCTCCCGTAGAAGCTGCTGCCGGGCCAGTGCGGCCTCCTCGTGGCTGAGCTTCCCCCGCAGCCTCCGGCACACGTCCGCAGCCCGCTGCTCCTCCCGGTCCTTTGCCTGCATCTTCTGCTGCCACTCCAGGAACTCCGAGAAGTCCCCGGCCCCGTCCACAAGTTTGTCCACTctgggaaaaaggagagaggcaGCTGAAGTTCCTTCTGTGATGGGGACTGCGCTGGCCACCAGGAGGCCTTGGGGTCCCCTATGGACACTGAACTCATAGATGTGGCTGCCCTGTACCTGGAGCGGCCACGTCACCTACCCACCGGGTGCCTGCCGGCCCTGTCCACGCTTTATCCACagcttcccaccctccctcctcccacttgACTACACCCCCGTTTGTCCACTGCCATCCATCCCGCCGCCTACccctctgtccatctgtctgtctctcatccATCTGGTTAGCCACCCAAgctcccacccaccacccagctcAGGGGGCGAGCACAGGGCTCTGCAGCTCGGGACATCTCAAGGAAGGCCCAGGACAGGCCAAGGAGGCGCTGGCCCCTGAGGGAGGTGTGGGATGGGCCAGCGCCTGCTGAGCCTGCTCTTACTCAGTCTGACTCCCTCACAGAGCCAAGGTGGTCTTTTCAGGGTGCAGCTGTGACCCCAACACGGGCCTGCTAGAGGCCCCACAGCCTACAGGACCACAGCCACCAGGCCCTCCCCATGCCCTGCCCGCCAACCCCCATCCCATTTCCCAGACCTCTGCAGCTCCTTCTCCACCTGCCGCTGGTATAAGGCCCCTTCCCGCAGGATGGTGGCCGTGTTCAGCTTGACGGGGACCTCATTAGGCTGAGGAGAAGGATGAGGGGCTGgctgtggcggggtgggggtgccttgggagcagggagggccggagggccccacccaccctctgccACTCCACATTTGCACCTGCCCAGGTACTTCCCTCTGAGGTACCTGGGTGGCACTCTGACCATCCAGCCCCTGGGGGCAGAATAGGCTGGGAAGTGGGTGCCCTGGGACATCCTGCGCCCACCCTGACCAGTCAGGAGCACCCCTCACCTTGTAGAAGGTCAGTTTCGGAGTCTTGTGAATCCGGGGCAAGAACCGGAGTCGCAGCTTCCTGGAGCCCTGCAGGAGTTGGGGCCTGGCACCGAGCCCACAGGGTGTCCAGAATGCACCCTGGGAGGCCCACCCTGCACACAGATTCCCCCAGGGCAGCACCTCTGTGCTGTGATGCACCAGCACACCTTGGGGGGTACTGGGCTGCCCCGGGAGGGCCAGGGAGAGTGCAGGGCCTACCAGGCTGGGGATAGTGGGTCCCGGTCAGGAGGGCTCAGCCTCTGGCTCAGGGTGCAGCTACCCAGCTGCCCCTGGGGCTGACCCCATGACCTGTGGCAGGCTGCTCCCTGAATCTGTTTGCCCCCCCAGGGTGGGCACCACAAGCCCCGGTGTGGAGAGCTGCTGGTAGAGGTGCCCCCGACGGGAACTCAGCCATCACACACCCCAGGGCATGCTGGTAGGCTGGGTGCCTGTGCCCCACTGACCCCAACTACGGGGGGCCCcagtgggaggaaggggctgggccGGCACCCACAAGGCATCCAGGGCAACTAGCCTTCCTCGTCCTGTGCCCGTCACTTCTCTGAACACAACTTGGGCTTTTTTCTTATGGAAATCGTAAATGCTGAGCATGGAAATCTGGAAACCCCAGAGAGACCGGCCAGAGAGACGGCCTGGACTGGCATCTACACAGCCCGCAGCAGGGCTGCCCTCGGCCTGGCCGAGGCcctagggacctggcctccaCACTCCAGTTGGGAAGGCTACCCAGAGGCTCAGGTGTCGCCACTCCCCCAGGCCTCAGCAGATGACCCCACGAGGACCTGCCAGCATGGAGAGCAGGGTGTCACCTGCACGGGGGCCTCCCCACGGGCCCTGGGCACTGCACACCGCATCTCCTCCAGGTTTGCCCGCAACAGCAGTTCCTGTGGGGCAACAAGAGGCTCAGCCCCCCAGGCTCCACCCTTTCCtctgtcctggggtggggggtggggaatgaggcGCAAACTggttccctcctcctcttcctcccctttcccacctTCCCTAGGGGGCCAGGTCCTGTACGCTGCTCACCTCTGCCCTCCGCCGGTTGTATCTCTTGGTCATCTCCAGTACCTGCGGCTCCTTGGGCGGCTGGTAGGTGCTCCGGGGGGCCTGTGGGTGGCGGAAGGAAGAGCGTGCATCACCAGTGGCCCAGGGGTGAGGGGCGGGCCACGGCTCCTGAGCCAGCAGAGGCTGGAAGGGAAGCCTTAGCTACGGGTGGGACTTGTGGGGTGTTGGCTGTCACCCAGGGTAGGGAAGGACATCAGGccagca
Encoded proteins:
- the CFAP99 gene encoding cilia- and flagella-associated protein 99 isoform X2 — its product is MRLAAPVAAGGGKKEGPKAPWAPPARPLAGKMAYYRKCLEAVIGQLGQFRPEKDSPEQFLEAARASLQTLSPQKQVFILEVLSGCIEYRKLLTVVVDAFYVRDGRLCLRTDYNLFQVICYLATFQLEELGFQLFCSIVKSQPADKMRKFLGFFFNPLNLCSWIKDEWSLTYEMDHVKNWTDPLLRWQPEVQELIRQLEGKSTSQPPLSKAKVTEPKNFNLTVPRPRAIPVPEPVPVMAKATPAPRSTYQPPKEPQVLEMTKRYNRRRAEELLLRANLEEMRCAVPRARGEAPVQGSRKLRLRFLPRIHKTPKLTFYKPNEVPVKLNTATILREGALYQRQVEKELQRVDKLVDGAGDFSEFLEWQQKMQAKDREEQRAADVCRRLRGKLSHEEAALARQQLLRENRHRATQKKEEMAELMRQRAKRRLQEEKSLKELVEQVTEGQKNVKVAQMKLLKGRRQTVQEVAEESRVLLQRSAEEAQEEQRRRCELISQLRALESQPTRQGKLVDLTQIPGHGLEGEMSIVELRERLALLKEAQQREEEEKRDQIIQGKRTKSQELQNTLEQISLCRAAMGRSAALRWEEKKAAAPGAPSQDERVQELQRRIEERAAERRRLAIELYAPALRAAGPKPQAQLKAQHWLELDESRERRLRAMQQKGSACGPARRLQAT
- the CFAP99 gene encoding cilia- and flagella-associated protein 99 isoform X1, producing MRLAAPVAAGGGKKEGPKAPWAPPARPLAGKMAYYRKCLEAVIGQLGQFRPEKDSPEQFLEAARASLQTLSPQKQVFILEVLSGCIEYRKLLTVVVDAFYVRDGRLCLRTDYNLFQVICYLATFQLEELGFQLFCSIVKSQPADKMRKFLGFFFNPLNLCSWIKDEWSLTYEMDHVKNWTDPLLRWQPEVQELIRQLEGKSTSQPPLSKAKVTEPKNFNLTVPRPRAIPVPEPVPVMAKATPAPRSTYQPPKEPQVLEMTKRYNRRRAEELLLRANLEEMRCAVPRARGEAPVQVTPCSPCWQGSRKLRLRFLPRIHKTPKLTFYKPNEVPVKLNTATILREGALYQRQVEKELQRVDKLVDGAGDFSEFLEWQQKMQAKDREEQRAADVCRRLRGKLSHEEAALARQQLLRENRHRATQKKEEMAELMRQRAKRRLQEEKSLKELVEQVTEGQKNVKVAQMKLLKGRRQTVQEVAEESRVLLQRSAEEAQEEQRRRCELISQLRALESQPTRQGKLVDLTQIPGHGLEGEMSIVELRERLALLKEAQQREEEEKRDQIIQGKRTKSQELQNTLEQISLCRAAMGRSAALRWEEKKAAAPGAPSQDERVQELQRRIEERAAERRRLAIELYAPALRAAGPKPQAQLKAQHWLELDESRERRLRAMQQKGSACGPARRLQAT
- the CFAP99 gene encoding cilia- and flagella-associated protein 99 isoform X4, yielding MAYYRKCLEAVIGQLGQFRPEKDSPEQFLEAARASLQTLSPQKQVFILEVLSGCIEYRKLLTVVVDAFYVRDGRLCLRTDYNLFQVICYLATFQLEELGFQLFCSIVKSQPADKMRKFLGFFFNPLNLCSWIKDEWSLTYEMDHVKNWTDPLLRWQPEVQELIRQLEGKSTSQPPLSKAKVTEPKNFNLTVPRPRAIPVPEPVPVMAKATPAPRSTYQPPKEPQVLEMTKRYNRRRAEELLLRANLEEMRCAVPRARGEAPVQVTPCSPCWQGSRKLRLRFLPRIHKTPKLTFYKPNEVPVKLNTATILREGALYQRQVEKELQRVDKLVDGAGDFSEFLEWQQKMQAKDREEQRAADVCRRLRGKLSHEEAALARQQLLRENRHRATQKKEEMAELMRQRAKRRLQEEKSLKELVEQVTEGQKNVKVAQMKLLKGRRQTVQEVAEESRVLLQRSAEEAQEEQRRRCELISQLRALESQPTRQGKLVDLTQIPGHGLEGEMSIVELRERLALLKEAQQREEEEKRDQIIQGKRTKSQELQNTLEQISLCRAAMGRSAALRWEEKKAAAPGAPSQDERVQELQRRIEERAAERRRLAIELYAPALRAAGPKPQAQLKAQHWLELDESRERRLRAMQQKGSACGPARRLQAT
- the CFAP99 gene encoding cilia- and flagella-associated protein 99 isoform X3, whose translation is MRLAAPVAAGGGKKEGPLAGKMAYYRKCLEAVIGQLGQFRPEKDSPEQFLEAARASLQTLSPQKQVFILEVLSGCIEYRKLLTVVVDAFYVRDGRLCLRTDYNLFQVICYLATFQLEELGFQLFCSIVKSQPADKMRKFLGFFFNPLNLCSWIKDEWSLTYEMDHVKNWTDPLLRWQPEVQELIRQLEGKSTSQPPLSKAKVTEPKNFNLTVPRPRAIPVPEPVPVMAKATPAPRSTYQPPKEPQVLEMTKRYNRRRAEELLLRANLEEMRCAVPRARGEAPVQVTPCSPCWQGSRKLRLRFLPRIHKTPKLTFYKPNEVPVKLNTATILREGALYQRQVEKELQRVDKLVDGAGDFSEFLEWQQKMQAKDREEQRAADVCRRLRGKLSHEEAALARQQLLRENRHRATQKKEEMAELMRQRAKRRLQEEKSLKELVEQVTEGQKNVKVAQMKLLKGRRQTVQEVAEESRVLLQRSAEEAQEEQRRRCELISQLRALESQPTRQGKLVDLTQIPGHGLEGEMSIVELRERLALLKEAQQREEEEKRDQIIQGKRTKSQELQNTLEQISLCRAAMGRSAALRWEEKKAAAPGAPSQDERVQELQRRIEERAAERRRLAIELYAPALRAAGPKPQAQLKAQHWLELDESRERRLRAMQQKGSACGPARRLQAT